One Pyrus communis chromosome 4, drPyrComm1.1, whole genome shotgun sequence genomic region harbors:
- the LOC137730473 gene encoding AT-hook motif nuclear-localized protein 19-like translates to MDPVATNSPTLNKQRGLEISINENSGRDEDDDRDHTEPKEGAVEIGSRRPRGRPPGSKNKPKPPIFITQDSPNSLRSHVMEVASGTDVAESVAQFARRRQRGMCILSGSGSVANVTLRQPAAPGAVVALHGRFEILSLSGAFLPGPALPGSTGLTVYLAGGQGQVVGGSVMGSLVAAGPVMVVAATFANATYERLPLEEDEEDEGGGGGHNNGGSPTGGGSSGTQLGSGGHHQQQQQLPDPSSGLPNIFSHHLPPNLIPNGGHGQLGHEAYANWAHSRLPF, encoded by the coding sequence ATGGACCCGGTAGCCACCAATTCACCAACGCTGAACAAGCAGCGCGGCCTTGAAATCTCCATAAACGAAAACAGCGGCAGAGACGAAGATGACGACAGAGACCATACTGAGCCCAAAGAAGGTGCGGTCGAGATTGGATCCCGCCGGCCAAGAGGCCGCCCTCCAGGATCCAAAAACAAGCCCAAACCTCCCATCTTCATCACCCAGGACAGCCCCAACTCCCTCCGCAGCCATGTCATGGAGGTGGCCAGCGGCACTGACGTGGCGGAGAGCGTGGCGCAGTTTGCTAGGCGGCGGCAGCGAGGCATGTGTATTCTTAGCGGGAGTGGCTCAGTCGCCAACGTAACCCTCAGACAACCTGCGGCTCCAGGAGCTGTGGTGGCGCTTCATGGGCGGTTTGAGATTTTGTCTCTGAGTGGGGCGTTCCTTCCTGGTCCCGCCCTTCCCGGGTCTACTGGGCTGACGGTTTACTTAGCCGGCGGGCAGGGGCAGGTGGTTGGGGGCAGTGTGATGGGGTCACTAGTGGCAGCAGGGCCAGTGATGGTGGTGGCAGCAACATTTGCAAATGCTACTTATGAGAGGTTGCCTCttgaggaggatgaggaggatgAAGGAGGTGGAGGAGGCCATAATAATGGAGGTTCCCCGACTGGTGGTGGGAGCAGTGGAACCCAGTTGGGGAGTGGGGGGCatcatcagcagcagcagcaactcCCTGATCCTTCATCTGGACTTCCAAATATTTTCAGCCATCATCTGCCTCCAAATCTGATCCCTAATGGTGGCCATGGACAGCTTGGGCATGAGGCTTATGCTAATTGGGCGCATTCAAGACTACCTTTCTag